The nucleotide window CGGAGCTCGACGCGATCAGGTGGCCCTCCTCGCTCGCCAGTCGTGCCATCTCCTCATGGACGTCCTCGTCGGGGATGGTCTTCAGGTCGTCCACCTGGCTGGGGTCGAACAGCTCGTTGGTGGAGACGTCGTGGGTGCCGATCCCCTCCGTCTTGTACTCGCCCTCCTCCGCGTCCTCGCCGAACAGTTCGCCGTAGGTCGACCCCTCGGGCTGGACCGCGACGACGTGGGTGTCCGGGTTCCGTTCGAGGGCGTACCGTGCGAGGCCCATTAGCGTTCCCCCGGTACCGCAGCCGGCGACGACCGCGCCGACCTCGCCGTCGAGCGCCTCGAACACCTCCGGCGCGGTCGTCTCGTAGTGCGCCTCGGTGTTCAGCGGGTTCTCGAACTGCTGGGGCACCACCGCGCCGTCCAGTTCGTCCGCGAGCGCGTGCGCGCGGTCGATGGCGCCACCCATGCCGTCCTCGCTGGGCGTGTTGATGACCTCGGCGCCGAGCGCGCGCATCAGCTGCTGCTTCTCGACGCTGAACCGCTCGGGGACGACGAAGACGGCGTCCACGTCAAGCTGGCCGGCCGCGACCGCGAACCCGATACCCGTGTTCCCGGCCGTCGGCTCGATGACGGTGCCACCGGGTTCGAGGGTGCCGTCGGCCAGCATCGCCTCGAGCATGTACCTCCCGATGCGGTCCTTCACCGAGGCGCCGGGGTTGAACGACTCCAGTTTCGCGTATACGGGAACCGAATCGGGCGAGGCGTGTACTCGGACGAGCGGCGTCTCCCCCACGGCCTCCAGCACGGAGTCGAGGGGCTCCCGGTGGGTGGTCATACGCTGGCAAACATTGCCCCGGGTTACGTATCTTGCTATCCGGCGGCCGGGTCGGATAGAATCGGTCGGAGTGAACCGGTCGGAAACCGGACGACTCCGGGTCGACTCGAACGCTGAAGGGGTAGCCCGTTCCGGGTCGCGGACGCGGTAGCGAGGCGAAGGAGGGCGTGCGCCGTATCGGTCAGGGCGTCTCCGCGCCGGCCGGTTCGTCGGCGTCGGCGGAGTCCACGGCGTCCGGTTCGACGTCCACGTCCTCGACCTCGTCGTCCACCTCGGCGACGACCGACTCCGGGTCGATCCCCTGCTCCTCTGCGAGCGCAGCGACGAGCGCGCGCTGCTCTGCGAGTTCCCCCTCGAGCCGCTCGACGCGCTCCTCGGTGTTGGTCACCGTCTCCCGCATCTCTTCGACCTGCTGGCGTACCTCGTTCACCTTCGCGTAGAGCTGTTCGGCCGTGTCGGCCACGGTCTGGATCTTCTTCGCCGTGCTTCCGAATCCCATACCCGGGGGATACGTCCCGGTCCCCCTGTGTCTTGCGGTGGCTCGGACGCCGTGAGGAAGCCATTAAGTGGGGCCCCATCGTTCGGCTGGTTGTCATGACAGTTGGTCCCGTGGCCCCCGTAACGGCCCTCGCAGACAAGGAGGTGTACGCCGCCGACGGCCGCTACGTCGGCCGCGTCGTCGACATCGTGGTCGAACTGGAGACGAGCGAGCGGCCGGCGCTCGCGCTCCAGGACGTGAACGAACCCATCGTCGGCACCTTCCCCGAGGACGCGGCCGGACTCCGCGTCCCCTATCGCGACGTCCGCGCCGTGGGCGACGTCGTCGTCCTCTCGAAACCCGTCGACTGGGCCGGGGGTGGGGGGGCGACCGTGGACTCGCCAACGTCGATCGAATCGCCGTCGGACGGTATCCCCGACGAAGCGGGCCCCTATCCGGACGAGCAAGATGGAAAGGACCGCGACGGCGACCTCGTGCCGTAACCAGGCGTCCCGGAACCGGCCGAAACCCGACGTGCTTTTCCCCGCCGTCCACCACGCCCTGCCAATGAGTCGCAGCGGCGAGCCCCGGTTTCTCCTGACGAACGACGACGGCATCGAGAGCCCCG belongs to Halorarum halophilum and includes:
- a CDS encoding PLP-dependent cysteine synthase family protein — its product is MTTHREPLDSVLEAVGETPLVRVHASPDSVPVYAKLESFNPGASVKDRIGRYMLEAMLADGTLEPGGTVIEPTAGNTGIGFAVAAGQLDVDAVFVVPERFSVEKQQLMRALGAEVINTPSEDGMGGAIDRAHALADELDGAVVPQQFENPLNTEAHYETTAPEVFEALDGEVGAVVAGCGTGGTLMGLARYALERNPDTHVVAVQPEGSTYGELFGEDAEEGEYKTEGIGTHDVSTNELFDPSQVDDLKTIPDEDVHEEMARLASEEGHLIASSSAANSLAARQVAREIERGEVDVPHDSVVTVFADSSERYLSKGVYRSFEEWTG
- a CDS encoding DUF5798 family protein; translation: MGFGSTAKKIQTVADTAEQLYAKVNEVRQQVEEMRETVTNTEERVERLEGELAEQRALVAALAEEQGIDPESVVAEVDDEVEDVDVEPDAVDSADADEPAGAETP
- a CDS encoding PRC-barrel domain-containing protein, encoding MTVGPVAPVTALADKEVYAADGRYVGRVVDIVVELETSERPALALQDVNEPIVGTFPEDAAGLRVPYRDVRAVGDVVVLSKPVDWAGGGGATVDSPTSIESPSDGIPDEAGPYPDEQDGKDRDGDLVP